A single region of the Ziziphus jujuba cultivar Dongzao chromosome 10, ASM3175591v1 genome encodes:
- the LOC107412589 gene encoding polyadenylate-binding protein RBP47B', whose amino-acid sequence MATTTTFSQGYHQQHHQPTTVEEVRTLWIGDLQYWVDETYLNSCFAHTGEVISIKIIRNKITGQPEGYGFVEFVSHAAAERILQTYNGTQMPGTEQTFRLNWASFGIGERRPDAGPEHSIFVGDLAPDVTDYLLQETFRAQYPSVRGAKVVTDPNTGRSKGYGFVKFSDETERNRAMTEMNGVYCSTRPMRISAATPKKTTGFQQQYAAAKAIYPVPAYTTPAVPVLPVDYDINNTTIFVGNLDPSVTEEELKQTFLQFGEIVYVKIPVGKGCGFVQFGTRASAEEAIQRMQGKMIGQQIVRISWGRSPTTKQDVSGNWIQQVDPNQWSTYYGYGQGYDAYAYGATQDPSLYAYGAYAGYTQYPQQVEGVQDMAAMVGSGSAVELREELEDPLATPDVDKLNAAYIAVHGSTILGRPLWLRTSSFPQQA is encoded by the exons atggcgACGACGACGACGTTTTCACAGGGGTATCATCAACAGCATCATCAGCCAACTACAGTTGAGGAGGTCAGAACACTTTGGATTGGGGATTTGCAGTATTGGGTCGACGAAACCTACCTCAATTCCTGCTTCGCTCACACCGGCGAG GTTATTTCGATTAAGATTATACGCAACAAAATCACTGGCCAGCCTGAGGGATATGGATTTGTGGAGTTTGTTTCTCATGCAGCGGCAGAAAGGATTTTGCAGACATACAATGGGACACAAATGCCTGGTACTGAACAAACTTTCAGGTTAAACTGGGCTTCTTTTGGTATTGGGGAGCGACGTCCTGATGCTGGGCCTGAGCACTCCATTTTTGTTGGGGACTTAGCACCTGATGTGACAGATTATCTGTTGCAAGAAACCTTTCGAGCCCAATATCCGTCAGTTAGAGGTGCAAAGGTTGTGACCGATCCAAACACAGGACGTTCAAAAGGATATGGGTTTGTTAAATTTTCTGATGAGACAGAGAGGAACCGTGCTATGACTGAAATGAATGGTGTCTATTGCTCAACAAGACCAATGCGTATTAGTGCAGCAACACCGAAGAAGACCACTGGTTTTCAACAACAGTATGCTGCTGCTAAAG CTATATATCCTGTTCCAGCGTATACTACACCAGCAGTGCCTGTGCTTCCAGTAGATTATGATATAAACAATACTACT ATTTTTGTTGGTAACTTGGATCCTAGTGTCACAGAAGAAGAGCTAAAGCAAACCTTTTTGCAGTTTGGAGAGATCGTTTATGTTAAAATTCCTGTGGGCAAAGGATGTGGTTTTGTACAGTTTGGGACAAG GGCATCAGCTGAAGAAGCGATTCAAAGGATGCAAGGAAAGATGATTGGTCAACAGATAGTCCGCATTTCTTGGGGTAGAAGCCCGACAACTAAACAG GATGTATCTGGTAACTGGATTCAGCAGGTTGATCCAAATCAATGGTCCACCTATTATGGTTATGGACAAGGATACGATGCCTATGCATATGGGGCTACTCAAGATCCATCATTATATGCATATGGTGCATATGCTGGTTATACCCAGTACCCTCAACAG GTTGAAGGTGTTCAAGATATGGCAGCTATGGTAGGTAGTGGCTCAGCTGTAGAATTGAGGGAGGAGTTGGAGGATCCCTTAGCTACACCTGATGTGGATAA GTTAAATGCTGCCTACATTGCTGTTCATGGAAGCACTATTTTAGGCCGTCCGTTATGGCTGAGAACATCATCATTCCCACAGCAAGCTTAG